In Triplophysa rosa linkage group LG18, Trosa_1v2, whole genome shotgun sequence, a genomic segment contains:
- the kat7b gene encoding histone acetyltransferase KAT7, with the protein MPRRKRTAGSSSDGTADSDDSGDHEKTDSSHSEANQRNNTRMTRASLRLSQSSQDAPADVKQAAERDESPPRTPTGNAPSSESDIDISSPNASHDESVTKDHKDSGSDPSHRPKRRRFHESYNFNMKCPTPGCNSLGHLTGKHERHFSISGCPLYHNLSADECKVKAIEREKQEEERSQGQNEENRHATRHQAPTPRQVRYKEKVMEIRKRRDSGLTKEQKEKYMEHRQTHGNSREPLLENITSEYDLELFRKAQARASEDLEKLCLQGQITEGNNMIKTILFGRYELDTWYHSPYPEEYARLGRLYVCEFCLKYMKSQTILRRHMAKCVWKHPPGDEVYRKGAISVFEVDGKKNKIYCQNLCLLAKLFLDHKTLYYDVEPFLFYVMTEADNTGCHLVGYFSKEKNSFLNYNVSCILTMPQYMRQGYGKMLIDFSYLLSKVEEKVGSPERPLSDLGLISYRSYWKEVLLRYMCNFKGKEISIKEISQETAVNPVDIVSTLQSLQMLKYWKGKHLVLKRQDLIDEWKAKETKRGSNNKTIDPSCLKWTPPKGT; encoded by the exons ATGCCGCGGAGGAAG AGAACAGCAGGCAGTAGCTCAGATGGAACAGCTGATTCTGATGACTCTGGAGATCACGAGAAGACCGACAGCTCTCACAGTGAAGCCAACCAGCGAAATAACACCCGTATGACCCGAGCGTCACTGCGTCTGAGTCAAAGCTCACAAG ATGCCCCGGCAGATGTGAAGCAAGCGGCAGAGAGGGATGAGTCTCCCCCCAGGACGCCCACAGGAAACGCCCCCTCATCTGAGTCGGACATTGACATTTCCAGCCCCAACGCCTCCCACGACGAGAGCGTGACTAAAGACCACAAGGACTCTGGCAGCGATCCCTCTCATCGGCCCAAACGCCGGCGCTTCCATGAAAGCTACAACTTCAATATGAAGTGCCCCACACCTGGGTGCAATTCTCTGG GACATTTAACTGGCAAACACGAGCGACATTTCTCCATTTCTGGTTGTCCTCTGTACCATAACCTCTCAGCAGATGAGTGCAAG GTAAAAGCCATCGAGCGTGAGAAACAAGAGGAAGAACGCAGTCAGGGTCAGAATGAGGAGAACAGACATGCTACTCGACATCAG GCTCCAACTCCAAGACAGGTTCGATACAAGGAGAAAGTAATGGAGATAAGAAAAAGAAGGGATTCTGGCCTGACAAAAGAGCAAAAAGAAAAGTATATG GAGCACCGTCAGACACATGGGAACAGTCGTGAGCCGCTGCTGGAGAACATCACCAGTGAATATGACCTGGAGCTCTTCAGAAAGGCACAGGCCCGTGCATCAGAGGATCTG gaGAAGCTGTGTCTACAGGGTCAGATCACAGAGGGCAATAACATGATCAAAACCATTCTGTTTGGACGTTATGAGCTGGACACCTGGTATCATTCGCCCTACCCTGAAGAGTATGCCCGACTGGGGCGTCTGTACGTCTGCGAGTTCTGCCTCAAGTACATGAAGAGTCAGACCATCCTGCGCAGACACATG GCCAAGTGTGTGTGGAAACATCCCCCTGGTGATGAGGTCTACAGGAAAGGTGCCATCTCTGTGTTCGAGGTCGATGGAAAAAAGAACAAG ATCTATTGCCAGAACCTGTGTTTGCTGGCCAAGCTGTTTTTGGACCATAAGACATTGTACTATGACGTGGAGCCTTTCCTGTTTTATGTCATGACTGAGGCTGATAACACCGGCTGTCACCTGGTGGGATATTTCTCAAAG gAGAAGAACTCTTTCCTGAATTATAACGTGTCTTGCATCCTGACTATGCCGCAGTACATGAGGCAGGGCTATGGGAAGATGCTGATCGATTTCA GTTACCTGCTGTCCAAGGTAGAAGAAAAGGTGGGCTCTCCGGAGCGGCCGCTTTCAGATTTGGGCCTCATCAGTTATCGAAGCTACTGGAAGGAGGTGCTTCTGCGTTATATGTGCAACTTTAAGGGCAAGGAGATCTCAATTAAGG agatCAGTCAGGAGACGGCCGTAAACCCGGTGGACATCGTCAGTACTCTGCAGTCCCTTCAGATGCTCAAGTACTGGAAGGGCAAGCATCTGGTCTTAAAGAGACAG GACCTTATCGACGAGTGGAAGGCCAAAGAGACCAAAAGGGGCAGCAACAACAAGACTATAGACCCCAGCTGTCTGAAGTGGACCCCTCCCAAAGGAACCTAG
- the si:ch211-131k2.2 gene encoding uncharacterized protein si:ch211-131k2.2 isoform X2 has protein sequence MRENQGLRAGRGHQPYVYKCTTTMCKNTERASESSGKPSATQRGDTEQEKHFSHFNIFLIYIYIFCFHMEIWKLSALMATILVCSVQSLSFTLNRENWISDWGNDPAEEELASQAAALLKRSKSHQFYGLMGKRSGILQPVRMDRRRHKGDLFVGLMGRRSIAGPVTKTLSETSTTMDKPADLNKESDLQDEWDKLQYYR, from the exons ATGAGAGAGAATCAGGGTCTCAGAGCTGGGAGGGGTCACCAGCCGTATGTCTATAAATGCACCACTACTATGTGCAAGAACACAGAAAGAGCTTCAGAGAGTTCAGGAAAACCTTCTGCTACCCAGAGAGGCGATACTGAGCAGGAAAAACATTTCTctcatttcaacatttttcttatttacatatatatattctgCTTCCATATGGAGATTTGGAAACTATCAGCATTGATGGCCACGATTCTTGTATGCAGCGTCCAAAGTTTGTCTTTTACTCTAAATAGGGAAAACTGGATTTCAGACTGGGGG AATGATCCAGCGGAGGAAGAACTCGCCAGTCAAGCGGCTGCTCTGCTCAAGAGATCCAAATCTCATCAGTTTTATGGACTAATGGGAAAACGTTCTG GGATCCTCCAGCCTGTGAGAATGGATCGCAGaa GGCACAAAGGAGATCTGTTTGTGGGACTCATGGGCAGGAGATCTATAGCAG GTCCAGTGACAAAAACGCTTTCAGAGACCAGCACGACAATGGACAAACCTGCAGATCTGAACAAAGAGTCAG ATCTGCAGGACGAATGGGACAAACTGCAGTATTACCGATGA
- the si:ch211-131k2.2 gene encoding protachykinin-1 isoform X3: MATILVCSVQSLSFTLNRENWISDWGNDPAEEELASQAAALLKRSKSHQFYGLMGKRSGILQPVRMDRRRHKGDLFVGLMGRRSIAGPVTKTLSETSTTMDKPADLNKESGMTFTVLIQCVSVSSCSV, encoded by the exons ATGGCCACGATTCTTGTATGCAGCGTCCAAAGTTTGTCTTTTACTCTAAATAGGGAAAACTGGATTTCAGACTGGGGG AATGATCCAGCGGAGGAAGAACTCGCCAGTCAAGCGGCTGCTCTGCTCAAGAGATCCAAATCTCATCAGTTTTATGGACTAATGGGAAAACGTTCTG GGATCCTCCAGCCTGTGAGAATGGATCGCAGaa GGCACAAAGGAGATCTGTTTGTGGGACTCATGGGCAGGAGATCTATAGCAG GTCCAGTGACAAAAACGCTTTCAGAGACCAGCACGACAATGGACAAACCTGCAGATCTGAACAAAGAGTCAGGTATGACGTTTACAGTTCTGATTCAATGCGTGTCTGTGTCCAGCTGCAGTGTGTAA
- the si:ch211-131k2.2 gene encoding uncharacterized protein si:ch211-131k2.2 isoform X1: protein MRENQGLRAGRGHQPYVYKCTTTMCKNTERASESSGKPSATQRGDTEQEKHFSHFNIFLIYIYIFCFHMEIWKLSALMATILVCSVQSLSFTLNRENWISDWGNDPAEEELASQAAALLKRSKSHQFYGLMGKRSGILQPVRMDRRRHKGDLFVGLMGRRSIAGPVTKTLSETSTTMDKPADLNKESGMTFTVLIQCVSVSSCSV, encoded by the exons ATGAGAGAGAATCAGGGTCTCAGAGCTGGGAGGGGTCACCAGCCGTATGTCTATAAATGCACCACTACTATGTGCAAGAACACAGAAAGAGCTTCAGAGAGTTCAGGAAAACCTTCTGCTACCCAGAGAGGCGATACTGAGCAGGAAAAACATTTCTctcatttcaacatttttcttatttacatatatatattctgCTTCCATATGGAGATTTGGAAACTATCAGCATTGATGGCCACGATTCTTGTATGCAGCGTCCAAAGTTTGTCTTTTACTCTAAATAGGGAAAACTGGATTTCAGACTGGGGG AATGATCCAGCGGAGGAAGAACTCGCCAGTCAAGCGGCTGCTCTGCTCAAGAGATCCAAATCTCATCAGTTTTATGGACTAATGGGAAAACGTTCTG GGATCCTCCAGCCTGTGAGAATGGATCGCAGaa GGCACAAAGGAGATCTGTTTGTGGGACTCATGGGCAGGAGATCTATAGCAG GTCCAGTGACAAAAACGCTTTCAGAGACCAGCACGACAATGGACAAACCTGCAGATCTGAACAAAGAGTCAGGTATGACGTTTACAGTTCTGATTCAATGCGTGTCTGTGTCCAGCTGCAGTGTGTAA